A section of the Streptomyces sp. NBC_00102 genome encodes:
- the kdpA gene encoding potassium-transporting ATPase subunit KdpA, which produces MGPVLAGVLQVLALVVALGLAYCPLGDYMARVYSSPEHTRVERWTYKAIGADPNRQMRWPAYLRGVLAFSAVSVLFLYLLQRVQGGLPGSLGFSSIDPAQAFNTAASFVANTNWQSYYGEQAMGHVVQTGGLAVQNFVSAAVGMAVAVALVRAFARSGTGELGNFWADLVRGTFRVLLPIAVVGAVVLVATGAIQNFSGIHDVGRFMGGSQDWNGGAVASQEVIKELGTNGGGYFNANSAHPFENPNGLSNLFEVFLILLIPFALTRTFGRMVGSLKQGYAILGTMGFIWLAFSALMMWTEFAHHGPAFDIAKGATEGKETRFGIGGSSIFAVATTVTSTGAVNSFHSSFTGLGGGIAMLGMQLGEIAPGGTGSGLYGMLVMAVIAVFIAGLMVGRTPEYLGKKIGTREIKFAACYILITPALVLGFAATAMALPTPPHSMLNPGAHGFSEILYAYTSGSNNNGSAFAGLNADTQWFNTTLGIAMLLGRFLPMVFILALAGSLAAQKPVPATTGTLSTHRPLFSGLLVGTILIVTGLTYFPALALGPLAEGLAS; this is translated from the coding sequence ATGGGTCCCGTCCTCGCCGGTGTGCTCCAGGTTCTCGCGCTCGTGGTGGCGCTCGGGCTGGCCTACTGCCCTCTCGGTGACTACATGGCCCGCGTCTACTCGTCCCCGGAGCACACCCGGGTCGAGAGGTGGACGTACAAGGCGATCGGGGCGGACCCGAACCGGCAGATGCGCTGGCCCGCGTACCTCCGCGGGGTCCTCGCCTTCTCCGCGGTGAGTGTCCTCTTCCTCTATTTGCTGCAGCGGGTGCAGGGGGGCCTGCCGGGCTCGCTCGGGTTCTCGTCGATCGATCCGGCCCAGGCGTTCAACACCGCGGCGTCCTTCGTCGCCAACACCAACTGGCAGTCGTACTACGGCGAGCAGGCCATGGGCCACGTCGTGCAGACCGGCGGCCTCGCGGTGCAGAACTTCGTCTCCGCCGCCGTCGGCATGGCCGTCGCGGTCGCTCTCGTCCGCGCGTTCGCGCGTTCGGGCACGGGGGAACTGGGCAATTTCTGGGCGGACCTGGTGCGCGGCACGTTCCGGGTCCTGCTGCCGATCGCGGTCGTCGGGGCCGTCGTACTGGTGGCGACGGGCGCCATCCAGAACTTCTCCGGGATCCACGACGTCGGCCGGTTCATGGGCGGCTCCCAGGATTGGAACGGAGGCGCGGTCGCCTCGCAGGAGGTCATCAAGGAGCTGGGCACGAACGGCGGCGGTTACTTCAACGCCAACTCCGCCCACCCCTTCGAGAACCCCAACGGTCTCTCCAACCTCTTCGAGGTCTTCCTGATCCTCCTCATCCCCTTCGCGCTGACCCGCACCTTCGGCCGCATGGTCGGCTCGCTCAAGCAGGGGTACGCGATCCTCGGCACGATGGGCTTCATCTGGCTCGCTTTCAGCGCCCTGATGATGTGGACGGAGTTCGCCCACCACGGCCCGGCCTTCGACATCGCCAAAGGCGCGACGGAGGGCAAGGAGACCCGCTTCGGGATCGGTGGCTCGTCCATCTTCGCGGTGGCCACGACCGTGACCTCGACGGGAGCCGTGAACTCCTTCCACTCCTCGTTCACGGGTCTCGGCGGCGGTATCGCCATGCTGGGCATGCAGCTCGGCGAGATCGCCCCCGGCGGTACCGGCTCCGGCCTCTACGGCATGCTCGTCATGGCGGTCATCGCGGTGTTCATCGCAGGGCTCATGGTCGGGCGCACCCCGGAGTACCTGGGGAAGAAGATCGGCACCCGCGAGATCAAGTTCGCGGCCTGCTACATCCTGATCACGCCCGCCCTCGTACTCGGCTTCGCCGCCACCGCGATGGCTCTGCCGACCCCTCCGCACTCGATGCTGAACCCGGGTGCGCACGGCTTCTCGGAGATCCTGTACGCCTACACCTCAGGCTCGAACAACAACGGTTCGGCCTTCGCCGGCCTCAACGCCGATACCCAGTGGTTCAACACCACGCTCGGCATCGCGATGCTGCTCGGCCGGTTCCTGCCCATGGTGTTCATCCTCGCGCTGGCGGGCTCACTCGCCGCGCAGAAGCCCGTACCGGCGACGACCGGGACCCTGAGCACGCACAGGCCGCTCTTCAGCGGACTGCTGGTCGGCACGATCCTGATCGTCACCGGTCTCACCTACTTCCCGGCGCTCGCGCTGGGTCCGCTGGCCGAAGGGCTGGCCTCATGA
- a CDS encoding MBL fold metallo-hydrolase, which yields MFFVDILETEGLGNRSYLAGGREAAVVIDPPRDVERVVAAAAGRGVRIAYVAETHVHNDYVSGGLDLARLTGAEYLVPAAARVFFDRTPVADGDTLHIGGALSLRALATPGHTPHHTSYVLREGGLEVAAFTGGSLLIGGVGRPDLVEPRLTERLARAQHASAHRLFAELDDAVQILPTHGFGSFCSSSRAEGDSSTIGQERKTNAAFTKDVDTFVADLLAGLEDVPAYYAHMGPLNAAGPAPVDLTPPKTAGGREVAERLAAGEWVVDLRSRTAFSAGHVAGTVNFEAEGNLATYLAWLIPWGKPVTLLAESPAQLACAQRELVRVGIDRPAAAATGDPADWLREGERLRSFPRADFAALKQAREAGEGIVVLDVRRDSERAGRYVQGSLHIPVHEVRARAGEIPAGTVWVHCAGGMRAAIAASLLDAAGRDVVAVDDSFDAALDAGLPLTTGPGH from the coding sequence GTGTTCTTCGTGGACATCCTGGAGACCGAGGGTCTGGGTAACCGCAGCTACCTGGCCGGCGGCCGGGAGGCGGCCGTGGTGATCGATCCGCCGCGTGATGTGGAGAGGGTGGTCGCGGCAGCCGCTGGGCGGGGCGTGCGGATCGCGTACGTCGCCGAGACGCATGTGCACAACGACTACGTGAGCGGCGGTCTGGACCTGGCCCGGTTGACCGGGGCGGAGTACCTGGTGCCGGCCGCCGCCCGGGTCTTCTTCGACCGCACCCCGGTCGCCGACGGCGACACTCTGCACATCGGGGGTGCGCTGTCCCTGCGGGCGCTGGCCACCCCCGGCCACACCCCGCACCACACCTCTTACGTCCTGCGGGAGGGCGGGCTGGAGGTGGCCGCGTTCACTGGCGGATCCCTGCTGATCGGCGGCGTAGGGCGCCCCGACCTGGTCGAGCCCCGGCTGACCGAGAGGCTCGCCCGCGCGCAGCACGCCTCCGCACACCGTCTGTTCGCGGAACTCGACGATGCGGTACAGATCCTGCCCACCCACGGTTTCGGAAGCTTCTGCTCCTCCTCGCGGGCGGAGGGGGATTCCAGCACCATCGGTCAGGAGCGCAAGACCAACGCCGCGTTCACGAAGGACGTGGACACCTTCGTCGCGGACCTGCTCGCCGGGCTGGAGGACGTGCCCGCCTACTACGCGCACATGGGCCCCCTCAACGCCGCCGGCCCCGCACCGGTCGACCTGACCCCGCCGAAGACGGCAGGAGGCAGGGAGGTCGCCGAGCGGCTGGCCGCCGGCGAGTGGGTGGTGGACTTGCGCAGCCGTACCGCGTTCTCGGCGGGGCACGTGGCCGGAACGGTCAACTTCGAAGCCGAGGGCAACCTCGCCACCTACCTGGCATGGCTGATCCCGTGGGGTAAACCCGTCACACTGCTCGCTGAAAGCCCGGCTCAACTCGCCTGCGCCCAGAGGGAACTGGTACGGGTCGGCATCGACAGGCCCGCAGCCGCCGCCACCGGAGACCCGGCGGACTGGCTCCGTGAGGGAGAGCGGCTGCGTTCCTTCCCCCGCGCGGACTTCGCCGCGCTGAAGCAGGCCCGTGAAGCCGGCGAGGGCATCGTGGTCCTGGACGTGCGCCGCGACTCCGAGCGTGCCGGCCGATACGTACAAGGGTCCCTCCACATCCCCGTGCACGAGGTCCGTGCGCGCGCCGGTGAGATCCCGGCCGGGACCGTGTGGGTGCACTGCGCCGGCGGGATGCGTGCGGCCATCGCCGCTTCCCTTCTGGACGCCGCGGGCCGTGACGTCGTCGCCGTCGACGACTCCTTCGACGCCGCACTCGACGCCGGGCTGCCCCTGACCACCGGTCCGGGGCACTGA
- a CDS encoding potassium-transporting ATPase subunit C, whose translation MTSSVGNTGRLLWAGLRALLLLTVVCGIVYPLVVTGIAQGLMPGRANGSEVTADGRVVGSELIGQRYDLPPQDGRETGAPDLRWFQPRPSDGLSTNTVNTQYQLLVSGATNLAGDNPRLIDSVTAAKAAVVRENSVPGHPVDPDDVPADAVTSSGSGLDPDISPDYAEIQIRRVAEKNHLPVDRVSKLVDEHTSGRILGFIGEPRVNVLRLNIALRKLVGG comes from the coding sequence ATGACCAGTTCCGTAGGAAACACCGGCCGGCTGCTCTGGGCAGGGCTGCGCGCTCTGCTCCTGCTCACCGTGGTCTGCGGCATCGTCTACCCACTCGTCGTCACCGGCATCGCCCAGGGCCTCATGCCCGGCCGCGCCAACGGCTCCGAAGTCACGGCGGACGGCAGGGTGGTGGGCTCCGAGCTGATCGGCCAGCGCTACGACCTGCCCCCGCAGGATGGCCGCGAAACCGGGGCTCCGGACCTCAGATGGTTCCAGCCGCGCCCCTCCGACGGCCTCTCGACCAACACCGTCAACACCCAGTACCAGCTGCTCGTTTCCGGGGCGACCAACCTCGCCGGAGACAACCCGAGACTGATCGACTCCGTCACCGCCGCGAAGGCCGCCGTCGTCAGGGAGAACTCCGTCCCCGGTCACCCGGTCGACCCCGACGACGTGCCGGCCGACGCCGTCACCTCCTCCGGCTCCGGCCTCGACCCCGACATCTCCCCCGACTACGCGGAGATCCAGATCCGCCGCGTCGCCGAGAAGAACCACCTCCCGGTGGACCGGGTGAGCAAGCTCGTCGACGAGCACACCAGCGGACGCATCCTCGGTTTCATCGGGGAACCCCGCGTCAACGTCCTCCGGCTCAACATCGCGCTGAGAA
- a CDS encoding rhodanese-like domain-containing protein, with protein MPLFRRGTARVTPVQAHRRTTDGDAVLLDVRERIEWVAGHAPGAVHVPLSRLITGEAPPAAEGRPLMVICRSGHRSQQAVKLLNERGAGAVDVKGGMNAWASAGLPVVDDRGSHGRTP; from the coding sequence ATGCCGCTCTTCCGACGCGGTACCGCCCGCGTCACCCCCGTCCAGGCGCACCGACGCACCACGGACGGCGATGCCGTACTCCTCGACGTGCGTGAGCGGATCGAGTGGGTGGCCGGGCACGCCCCCGGCGCCGTGCACGTCCCGCTCTCCCGGCTCATCACCGGCGAGGCTCCACCCGCCGCCGAGGGCCGCCCGCTGATGGTGATCTGCCGTTCCGGCCACCGCTCCCAGCAGGCGGTGAAGCTGCTGAACGAACGCGGCGCCGGGGCCGTCGACGTCAAGGGCGGCATGAACGCCTGGGCGTCGGCGGGACTGCCGGTGGTCGACGACCGCGGAAGCCACGGCCGGACACCGTGA
- a CDS encoding NAD-binding protein yields the protein MITTSSAGPPVAPRSQHMVVCGDDGLARRLAVELDAVCGETVTVVLPSRTDEHGGEIDALHRDPSSGIELLVAARPDEQALRAAGVDGAAALALTYGDDRTNMMAALLARSINPSVRLVIRMYHRERGRHLEQLLDRAVLARRSLPNAPSPGELPVDTSTTVLSDSDTAVPELVAAAALGHGHTLQVAGKVFRGVVRPAGTPPHTADLATLAVFSGTDRHDPLSEDSAETPGTDGTQLLPDTVTSYNSQFTHGRLMLEEVSADRTLEAPSDSGTIGGWLRERVAHLPWKVFVSREMTSVLGLLAAVVALLSLATWATVDGIPLWKAVYLPLLDIFTMGDPATGEPRARKFLQLIAGFTGIAILPLVVAATINATGAFRAASISHPPADDVSDHIVLVGLGKVGTRVLVRLRSAHHRVVAVERDPQARGVAVARELGVPLILEDATGPRALDLARIAQSASLLVLTSDDSANLDIVMAAREANPDVRAVMRLYDDDFAATVSLTLRASYPEALTRSRSVSSLASPAFAAAMMGRHVLGVMPVERGVLLFTSVDVAGHPALEGRSVHEAFARNEWRVLAVGPAGPGTSDRSPTGTLGGGLNLAGGTGFDWRPAHGRVLRAGDRVVLATTRRGLDVLTRESRTAPDTT from the coding sequence GTGATCACGACTTCTTCAGCCGGCCCGCCCGTCGCGCCGCGCTCCCAGCACATGGTGGTCTGCGGTGACGACGGTCTGGCCCGCCGCCTCGCGGTCGAACTCGACGCCGTGTGCGGAGAGACCGTCACCGTCGTCCTGCCCTCCCGCACCGACGAGCACGGCGGTGAGATCGACGCGCTCCACCGGGACCCTTCCTCCGGGATCGAACTGCTGGTCGCGGCGCGTCCCGACGAGCAGGCGCTCCGGGCGGCGGGTGTCGACGGGGCCGCCGCCCTCGCCCTGACCTACGGCGACGACCGGACCAACATGATGGCGGCTCTGCTCGCGCGGAGCATCAATCCGTCCGTCCGCCTCGTCATCCGGATGTACCACCGTGAGCGCGGCCGTCATCTGGAACAACTGCTGGACCGCGCCGTCCTCGCCCGCCGGAGCCTTCCGAACGCTCCGTCCCCCGGCGAACTGCCGGTGGACACCTCGACCACGGTGCTCTCCGACTCCGACACAGCGGTTCCCGAGCTGGTCGCCGCGGCGGCGCTCGGACACGGCCACACGCTGCAGGTCGCGGGCAAGGTCTTCCGGGGAGTGGTCCGCCCGGCCGGGACTCCCCCGCACACCGCGGACCTGGCCACACTGGCCGTCTTCTCCGGAACGGACCGGCACGACCCGCTGAGCGAGGACAGCGCGGAGACACCCGGGACGGACGGAACCCAGCTCCTGCCGGACACCGTTACCTCGTACAACAGCCAGTTCACGCACGGTCGGCTGATGCTGGAGGAGGTCTCGGCCGACCGCACGCTGGAGGCCCCTTCGGACTCGGGCACGATCGGCGGCTGGCTGCGGGAACGGGTCGCCCATCTGCCGTGGAAGGTGTTCGTCTCCCGTGAGATGACCTCCGTCCTCGGTCTGCTGGCAGCGGTGGTGGCGCTGCTGTCCCTCGCCACCTGGGCGACCGTCGACGGCATACCGCTGTGGAAGGCGGTGTACCTGCCGTTGCTGGACATCTTCACCATGGGCGATCCCGCCACTGGGGAACCCCGGGCGCGCAAGTTCCTCCAGCTGATCGCGGGGTTCACCGGGATCGCGATCCTCCCGCTCGTGGTGGCCGCGACCATCAACGCCACGGGCGCCTTCCGCGCCGCGTCGATCAGCCACCCGCCCGCCGACGACGTCAGCGACCACATCGTGCTCGTCGGTCTCGGCAAGGTGGGCACCCGCGTACTGGTACGGCTGCGCTCGGCCCACCACCGGGTCGTCGCCGTCGAACGGGATCCGCAGGCACGGGGCGTCGCGGTGGCCCGGGAACTCGGGGTGCCCCTGATACTCGAGGACGCCACCGGTCCCCGCGCCCTGGATCTCGCCCGGATCGCGCAGAGCGCCTCCTTGCTCGTCCTGACCAGTGACGACAGCGCCAATCTGGACATCGTGATGGCCGCGCGAGAGGCCAATCCGGACGTCCGGGCGGTGATGCGGCTGTACGACGACGACTTCGCGGCCACCGTCTCGCTCACTCTTCGCGCCTCCTATCCGGAGGCGCTGACCCGTAGCCGCAGCGTCTCGTCGCTCGCCTCGCCCGCCTTCGCCGCCGCGATGATGGGCCGCCACGTCCTGGGAGTGATGCCGGTCGAACGGGGCGTCCTCCTCTTCACCTCGGTGGACGTGGCCGGCCATCCGGCGTTGGAGGGGCGCTCCGTCCACGAGGCGTTCGCCCGGAACGAGTGGCGTGTGCTGGCCGTGGGGCCCGCGGGTCCGGGAACGTCCGACCGCTCCCCCACCGGCACTCTCGGCGGCGGCCTGAACCTTGCCGGGGGAACCGGCTTCGACTGGCGGCCCGCGCACGGCCGCGTTCTGCGGGCCGGGGACCGGGTCGTGCTGGCGACGACCCGGCGGGGACTCGACGTCCTCACGCGGGAGTCGCGGACAGCACCGGATACCACCTGA
- a CDS encoding sulfite exporter TauE/SafE family protein has translation MSVLLLALVAGAVVGLALGALGGGGSVLAVPALIHLLDFTPAAATTASLMIVTATSATALFSHATSGHVRWKTGALFAAAGILPAVAAATLAAHLPEAVLTTAFAAIAGLAALAMLRKPSADQKPRPPRPTRAAGAGAGLGAVTGFLGVGGGFLAVPTLISVLGLRMRAAVGTSLLVITVNSLAALVARTDGSTPLDWAVVAPFTGAATLGAWDGKRLATKLSGSALQRAFAVVLLAVAACMLADAVT, from the coding sequence GTGAGCGTGCTTCTTCTTGCCCTCGTCGCCGGAGCGGTCGTCGGCCTGGCCCTCGGGGCGCTCGGCGGCGGTGGCAGCGTACTGGCAGTCCCCGCCCTGATCCATCTCCTCGATTTCACCCCGGCCGCCGCCACCACAGCCTCGTTGATGATCGTCACCGCGACCTCCGCCACGGCCCTCTTCTCCCACGCGACCTCGGGCCACGTCCGCTGGAAAACCGGAGCACTGTTCGCGGCCGCCGGAATCCTGCCCGCCGTCGCGGCCGCCACGCTCGCGGCACACCTGCCCGAAGCGGTACTGACGACGGCGTTCGCCGCGATAGCCGGCCTCGCCGCACTGGCCATGCTCAGGAAGCCCTCCGCCGATCAGAAACCCCGGCCGCCCAGACCCACGCGGGCAGCAGGGGCGGGTGCCGGACTCGGCGCCGTGACCGGATTCTTGGGGGTCGGCGGCGGATTCCTGGCAGTCCCCACCCTCATCTCCGTACTGGGCCTGCGCATGCGGGCCGCGGTCGGCACCAGCCTGCTCGTCATCACCGTCAACTCTCTGGCCGCCCTGGTTGCCCGCACGGACGGCAGCACGCCCCTGGACTGGGCCGTCGTCGCACCCTTCACCGGAGCTGCGACCCTCGGAGCCTGGGACGGCAAGCGCCTCGCCACCAAGCTCTCCGGATCCGCCCTTCAGCGCGCTTTCGCGGTCGTGCTGCTGGCAGTGGCCGCCTGCATGCTCGCCGACGCCGTCACCTGA
- the kdpF gene encoding K(+)-transporting ATPase subunit F, producing the protein MTAENVVGLVVAVALLGYLVVALLFPERF; encoded by the coding sequence GTGACCGCAGAGAACGTCGTCGGCCTCGTCGTGGCCGTCGCCCTGCTGGGGTACCTCGTGGTGGCTCTTCTGTTCCCGGAGAGGTTCTGA
- a CDS encoding phosphotransferase has translation MSAASVRVRWEDLPREVREAVQMRLGGRVVDVVHPEGGFTRGLAARVTYAGGEVFLKASPVAARTASHHRAEAMVGRFLPVAIAPEFLWSLVTAGWIVNAFEAVRGREPDLRPGSTDLTGVLDAVGALERELTPCPVPGAGEVGETLSTLAGHWGRLAAEPPGSVGHGTWTASQRARLEELDDAERLSELSAGDTLVHCDLRADNMLSEFDTGRTRILDWSWGARGAAWVDAAFFVPQLILAGHTPAGAETVLAGRVPGWRAVASEAADAFAVALTGYWTWHHTHGPGGALGAYRGRAAEAGRMWVDYRLA, from the coding sequence ATGAGCGCGGCCTCGGTAAGGGTGCGGTGGGAGGACCTGCCGCGCGAGGTGCGGGAAGCGGTGCAGATGCGGCTCGGGGGACGGGTGGTGGACGTCGTCCACCCGGAAGGCGGGTTCACCCGGGGGCTTGCCGCGCGGGTGACGTACGCCGGTGGAGAGGTGTTTCTGAAGGCTTCGCCGGTCGCCGCACGGACGGCGTCGCACCACCGGGCGGAGGCCATGGTCGGGAGATTTCTGCCGGTCGCGATCGCTCCGGAGTTTCTGTGGTCGCTGGTGACCGCCGGTTGGATCGTCAACGCTTTCGAGGCTGTCCGGGGCCGGGAACCCGACCTGCGGCCCGGGTCGACGGATCTGACGGGCGTGCTGGATGCCGTGGGTGCGCTGGAGCGCGAGCTGACGCCGTGTCCGGTACCGGGGGCCGGGGAGGTCGGGGAGACCCTGTCGACGCTGGCGGGGCACTGGGGGCGGCTCGCGGCCGAGCCGCCCGGGTCGGTAGGGCACGGTACGTGGACCGCTTCGCAGCGCGCCCGGCTGGAAGAACTGGACGACGCCGAGCGGCTGTCCGAGTTGTCCGCCGGGGACACGCTAGTGCACTGCGATCTGCGCGCGGACAACATGCTGAGCGAGTTCGACACCGGGCGGACCCGGATCCTGGACTGGTCGTGGGGAGCCCGGGGCGCAGCGTGGGTGGATGCCGCGTTCTTCGTCCCGCAGCTGATCCTCGCCGGTCACACTCCGGCCGGGGCGGAAACTGTGCTCGCCGGCCGCGTTCCGGGCTGGCGGGCGGTGGCCTCCGAGGCTGCGGACGCGTTCGCGGTGGCCCTCACCGGCTACTGGACCTGGCACCACACGCACGGTCCCGGCGGCGCCTTGGGCGCGTATCGGGGCCGCGCGGCGGAGGCCGGCCGGATGTGGGTCGACTACCGGCTCGCCTGA
- the kdpB gene encoding potassium-transporting ATPase subunit KdpB, translating into MSAVTPSRAPHQDAPTGRQGEGRVGGGLFDPQQLLRSLPDAVRKLDPRVMVKSPVMFVVLIGSVLTTVLAATDPTDWFGWAIAVWLWLTTIFANLAEAVAEGRGKAQADTLRKAKTDTVARRLNGSREESVPGTELRIGDLVVCEAGDVIPGDGDVVEGVASVDESAITGESAPVIRESGGDRSAVTGGTKVLSDRIVIKITTKPGETFIDRMINLVEGAARQKTPNEIALNILLASLTIVFLLAVVSLQPFAVYAGQQQSMIVLAALLVCLIPTTIGALLSAIGIAGMDRLVQRNVLAMSGRAVEAAGDVSTLLLDKTGTITLGNRQAAEFLPVAGTTEAELADAAQLSSLADETPEGRSIVVLAKEKYGLRERHQGELSGATWVEFTAQTRMSGVDVDGRAVRKGASGSVLAWVRDQGGAVSEDAGPLSDTISAAGGTPLLVAVRDDRGARVLGVVHLKDVVKEGMRERFDELRRMGIRTVMITGDNPLTAKAIAEEAGVDDFLAEATPEDKMALIKREQAGGKLVAMTGDGTNDAPALAQADVGVAMNTGTSAAKEAGNMVDLDSNPTKLIEIVAIGKQLLITRGALTTFSIANDVAKYFAIIPAMFAVVYPGLDKLNIMRLDSPQSAILSAVVFNALIIVALVPLALKGVRYRPAGADSMLRRNLGIYGLGGLVAPFIGIKIIDLIISLIPGIG; encoded by the coding sequence ATGTCCGCAGTCACTCCGTCCCGGGCACCGCACCAGGACGCTCCCACCGGCCGTCAGGGCGAGGGGCGCGTCGGCGGAGGCCTGTTCGATCCCCAGCAGCTGCTCAGGTCACTCCCCGACGCCGTACGGAAGCTCGACCCCCGGGTGATGGTCAAGTCGCCGGTGATGTTCGTCGTGTTGATCGGGTCGGTGCTCACCACCGTGCTCGCGGCGACCGATCCCACCGACTGGTTCGGCTGGGCCATCGCGGTCTGGCTGTGGCTGACGACGATCTTCGCCAACCTCGCCGAGGCGGTGGCCGAGGGCCGCGGCAAGGCGCAGGCCGACACCCTGCGCAAGGCCAAGACCGACACGGTCGCCCGCCGGCTGAACGGCTCCCGCGAGGAGAGCGTCCCCGGCACCGAACTGCGCATCGGCGACCTGGTCGTCTGCGAGGCCGGCGACGTCATCCCCGGCGACGGCGACGTGGTCGAAGGCGTGGCGTCGGTGGACGAGTCCGCGATCACGGGCGAGTCCGCCCCGGTGATCCGCGAGTCCGGCGGTGACCGCAGTGCCGTCACCGGCGGTACGAAGGTCCTCTCCGACCGCATCGTCATCAAGATCACGACCAAGCCGGGCGAGACCTTCATCGACCGGATGATCAACCTGGTCGAGGGCGCGGCCCGGCAGAAGACGCCCAACGAGATCGCGCTCAACATCCTGCTGGCGTCCCTCACCATCGTCTTCCTGCTGGCGGTCGTCAGCCTGCAGCCGTTCGCGGTCTACGCCGGGCAGCAGCAGTCGATGATCGTGCTGGCCGCTCTGCTGGTCTGCCTGATCCCGACGACGATCGGCGCGCTGCTCTCCGCGATCGGCATCGCCGGCATGGACCGGCTGGTGCAGCGCAACGTCCTGGCCATGTCCGGCCGGGCCGTGGAGGCCGCGGGCGACGTCTCGACCCTGCTGCTCGACAAGACCGGCACCATCACCCTCGGCAACCGCCAGGCCGCCGAGTTCCTCCCCGTCGCCGGCACGACCGAGGCCGAGCTCGCGGACGCCGCGCAGCTCTCCTCGCTCGCCGACGAGACCCCCGAGGGCCGCTCCATCGTGGTCCTCGCCAAGGAGAAGTACGGACTGCGCGAGCGCCACCAGGGAGAGCTGTCCGGGGCCACCTGGGTGGAGTTCACCGCCCAGACCCGCATGTCGGGCGTGGACGTGGACGGCCGCGCGGTCCGCAAGGGTGCTTCGGGTTCCGTACTCGCCTGGGTCCGCGACCAGGGCGGTGCGGTCTCCGAGGATGCGGGCCCGCTCTCCGACACCATCTCCGCGGCCGGGGGAACCCCGTTGCTGGTTGCCGTGCGCGACGACCGGGGCGCCCGGGTCCTCGGAGTCGTCCACCTCAAGGACGTCGTCAAGGAGGGCATGCGGGAGCGGTTCGACGAACTGCGCCGGATGGGCATCCGCACGGTGATGATCACCGGCGACAACCCGCTGACCGCCAAGGCGATCGCCGAGGAGGCGGGGGTCGACGACTTCCTCGCCGAGGCGACGCCCGAGGACAAGATGGCCCTCATCAAGCGGGAGCAGGCGGGCGGCAAGCTCGTCGCGATGACCGGTGACGGCACGAACGACGCCCCCGCGCTCGCCCAGGCCGACGTCGGCGTGGCGATGAACACGGGCACCTCGGCCGCCAAGGAGGCCGGGAACATGGTGGACCTGGACTCCAACCCCACCAAGCTGATCGAGATCGTCGCGATCGGCAAGCAGCTCCTGATCACCCGCGGTGCGCTGACGACCTTCTCGATCGCCAACGACGTCGCGAAGTACTTCGCGATCATCCCGGCCATGTTCGCGGTGGTCTACCCGGGCCTGGACAAGCTCAACATCATGCGGCTCGACTCCCCGCAGTCCGCGATCCTGTCCGCCGTCGTCTTCAACGCGCTGATCATCGTCGCGCTGGTGCCGCTCGCCCTCAAGGGAGTCCGCTACCGCCCCGCCGGCGCGGACAGCATGCTCCGGCGCAACCTCGGGATCTACGGCCTCGGCGGCCTGGTCGCCCCGTTCATCGGCATCAAGATCATCGACCTGATCATCTCCCTCATCCCCGGAATCGGCTGA
- a CDS encoding metal-sensitive transcriptional regulator, translating into MKVDDDAVNAVLNRLRRAQGQLSGVIAMIEAGRDCKDVVTQLAAVSKALDRAGFKIVASGMRQCMSGAAENQAPMTEEELEKLFLALA; encoded by the coding sequence GTGAAGGTCGACGACGACGCAGTCAACGCAGTTCTCAACCGTCTGCGCCGCGCCCAAGGGCAGTTGTCCGGCGTGATCGCCATGATCGAAGCAGGCCGCGACTGCAAGGACGTGGTCACCCAGCTCGCCGCTGTCTCCAAAGCCCTGGACAGGGCGGGCTTCAAGATCGTCGCCAGCGGTATGCGCCAGTGCATGAGCGGAGCCGCCGAGAACCAGGCCCCCATGACGGAAGAGGAACTCGAGAAGCTCTTCCTCGCTCTCGCCTGA